Proteins from a genomic interval of Rattus norvegicus strain BN/NHsdMcwi chromosome 2, GRCr8, whole genome shotgun sequence:
- the Sucnr1 gene encoding succinate receptor 1, whose amino-acid sequence MAQNLSCENWLALENILKKYYLSAFYGIEFIVGMLGNFTVVFGYLFCMKNWNSSNVYLFNLSISDLAFLCTLPMLIRSYATGNWTYGDVLCISNRYVLHANLYTSILFLTFISIDRYLLMKFPFREHILQKKEFAILISLAVWVLVTLEVLPMLTFITSTPIEKGDSCVDYASSGNPKYSLIYSLCLTLLGFLIPLSVMCFFYYKMVVFLKKRSQQQATVLSLNKPLRLVVLAVVIFSVLFTPYHIMRNVRIASRLDSWPQGCSQKAIKCLYILTRPLAFLNSAVNPIFYFLVGDHFRDMLFSKLRQYFKSLTSFRL is encoded by the coding sequence GCACAGAATTTATCTTGTGAAAATTGGCTGGCATTAGAGAATATTTTGAAAAAGTACTACCTCTCTGCATTTTATGGGATCGAGTTCATTGTTGGAATGCTTGGCAATTTCACCGTGGTGTTCGGCTACCTCTTCTGCATGAAGAACTGGAACAGTAGCAACGTCTATCTCTTCAACCTTTCCATCTCTGACCTTGCTTTCCTGTGCACGCTTCCCATGCTGATAAGGAGTTACGCCACTGGGAACTGGACCTATGGAGATGTTCTCTGCATAAGCAACCGTTATGTGCTTCATGCCAACCTCTACACCAGCATCCTTTTCCTCACTTTCATTAGCATAGACCGATATCTGCTCATGAAGTTCCCTTTCCGAGAACACATTCTACAAAAGAAGGAATTTGCCATTTTAATCTCCCTGGCTGTCTGGGTCTTAGTGACCTTAGAAGTTCTACCTATGCTCACGTTTATCACTTCCACCCCAATAGAAAAGGGCGACAGCTGTGTCGACTATGCAAGTTCTGGAAACCCTAAATACAGTCTCATTTACAGCCTGTGCCTGACTTTGCTGGGCTTCCTCATTCCTCTGTCTGTAATGTGCTTCTTCTACTACAAAATGGTAGTCTTCCTAAAGAAGAGGAGCCAGCAGCAGGCAACTGTGCTATCGCTGAACAAACCTCTGCGCCTGGTGGTCCTGGCAGTGGTGATCTTCTCTGTACTCTTTACACCTTACCATATCATGCGCAATGTGAGGATTGCCTCACGCTTGGATAGCTGGCCACAGGGATGTTCCCAGAAGGCCATCAAATGCTTATACATCCTGACCAGACCTCTGGCCTTTCTGAACAGTGCTGTCAACCCCATCTTCTACTTCCTTGTGGGAGACCATTTCAGAGACATGCTGTTTAGTAAGTTGAGACAATACTTCAAGTCCCTTACGTCCTTCAGGCTCTGA